A stretch of Salvelinus namaycush isolate Seneca chromosome 42, SaNama_1.0, whole genome shotgun sequence DNA encodes these proteins:
- the LOC120035081 gene encoding uncharacterized protein LOC120035081 yields the protein MTDSSRPPSAKASFRSSTPSFTSKGTSLVPKGDGIDIEEKEVCIPSSSGHLRELLITPDISSATAFLLQYLMDSSKDDVMCLVTILVIRLLSKIRPSALDGPSQQAADMTETSQQLIRPVLSEFCAASRFSRTQPYSQNLHIHRVFRGVHKNLMEEFGSYNTLQAAISSQDPAFDRVLVKSLTQQLVQGCKEASRPASAATNPSDQAETERGAEQKARRSFLCFSMTKLRIHFKRSKRENKKDCHSVQEQTEIPSTDGHCIAPVGEVSPSISQPIKKRSLIVRVFSAMMKPFRRFTKKNL from the exons ATGACTGACAGCAGCCGACCACCGAGTGCTAAAGCCTCTTTTCGATCATCCACTCCGTCTTTCACCAGCAAGGGAACCTCTTTGGTACCAAAGGGAGATGGGATTGACATTGAAGAGAAGGAGGTGTGCATCCCCAGCAGCTCTGGCCATCTGAGGGAGCTCTTAATCACCCCGGACATCAGCAGTGCCACTGCATTCCTACTGCAGTACTTGATGGACTCCAGCAAAGATGATGTCATGTGTTTGGTCACCATACTGGTGATACGGTTGCTATCGAAGATCAGACCCTCAGCCCTAGATGGACCCTCCCAACAGGCAGCAGACATGACAGAAACATCTCAGCAACTCATCAGACCAGTCCTGTCTGAGTTCTGTGCTGCATCCAGATTCTCCAGGACACAGCCATATTCCCAGAACCTGCACATCCACAGGGTGTTCAGAGGTGTACATAAAAACCTCATGGAGGAGTTTGGCTCTTATAACACCCTGCAAGCAGCTATTTCCTCCCAGGACCCTGCATTTGACAGAGTCCTGGTAAAGTCCTTGACCCAGCAGCTGGTACAGGGATGCAAGGAGGCATCAAGACCAGCTTCTGCTGCAACAAACCCATCAGACCAggctgagacagagaggggggctgAGCAGAAAGCAAGAAGGAGCTTCCTTTGCTTTTCAATGACCAAACTCAGGATCCACTTCAAG CGTTCCaagagagaaaacaaaaaggACTGCCATTCAGTCCAGGAACAGACTGAGATTCCCTCTACTGATGGACATTGCATAG ctccagttggagaggtttctccctccatatctcagcCTATCAAAAAACGATCCTTGATTGTCAGGGTCTTTTCAGCAATGATGAAGCCATTCAGGCGCTTCACCAAGAAGAACCTGTAA
- the LOC120034745 gene encoding uncharacterized protein LOC120034745, with protein sequence MKNNLTFEQLSMLCLKIVKVVTQTALRILLPALARIMGVNLRSGATSPESQCSLTGSEDSLGSLDEREKRLLISEMNYWTKERRRNGSAGCRQKSTRRTSSSCWSPKRSQTSLQSLPATREAPLMEEPLKALFGVTEESLLISLVEGHSNPTSSSSSELSCAIVGEVVHQLNSGLSVAIQATSGSCPPMDSQDIAAGKEVIRVASVQILAELQSKTSEPEWVGFIEPLMDPVTDDVLDAIVGTMDKMAQDLAKKMTILGSKFLTNLQCDLDVECPSGKEGTTHFPKETGSSTSVVARKLQTLSSPDFQSKALKAVSTILTRKVSSSSGMAPSSRPSSAAPSFTEAPLNTSSTALTSVTSTATVIVKAFVGGMETIDII encoded by the exons ATGAAAAATAAC CTGACATTCGAGCAGCTCTCCATGCTGTGTCTGAAGATTGTTAAGGTCGTGACCCAGACAGCCCTCCGCATTCTCCTACCAGCGCTAGCTCGTATCATGGGGGTGAACCTGAGGAGTGGGGCAACCTCCCCAGAATCCCAGTGCTCTCTGACAGGGTCTGAGGATTCCTTAGGCAgtctggatgagagagagaaaaggctgcTGATCAGTGAGATGAACTACTGGactaaggagaggaggaggaatggcaGTGCAGGGTGCCGCCAAAAATCCACTCGCAGAACCTCATCATCATGCTGGTCGCCTAAGAG GTCCCAGACCTCATTGCAGAGCTTGCCTGCAACTAGAGAGGCTCCCCTCATGGAGGAGCCTCTGAAGGCTCTTTTTGGGGTAACGGAAGAGAGCCTCCTGATATCCCTGGTTGAGGGTCACTCCAACCccacctcctccagctcctccgaGTTGAGCTGTGCTATCGTGGGGGAGGTAGTACACCAGCTTAACTCTGGCCTCTCAGTGGCCATTCAGGCCACATCGGGGAGTTGCCCCCCTATGGACAGTCAGGACATAGCAGCAGGCAAGGAGGTCATTCGGGTAGCCTCGGTGCAGATCCTGGCCGAGCTACAGAGCAAAACGTCTGAGCCAGAGTGGGTAGGGTTTATCGAGCCCCTCATGGACCCTGTGACCGATGATGTGCTGGATGCCATTGTCGGCACAATGGACAAAATGGCACAGGACCTGGCCAAGAAGATGACAATCTTGGGGTCTAAATTTCTGACCAATCTTCAATGTGACCTTGATGTTGAGTGTCCATCTGGGAAAGAAGGAACCACTCACTTTCCCAAAGAGACTGGATCCTCTACCAGTGTGGTGGCCAGAAAGCTTCAGACCCTCTCTAGCCCCGACTTTCAGTCTAAAGCCCTCAAGGCGGTGAGCACCATCCTTACAAGGAAAGTCAGCAGCTCTTCTGGCATGGCTCCTTCCTCTAGGCCTTCTAGTGCTGCTCCTAGCTTTACTGAAGCACCCCTGAATACCAGCTCTACAGCCCTGACATCTGTAACCTCCACTGCCACGGTGATTGTTAAGGCATTTGTGGGAGGCATGGAGACGATAGACATCATTTGA